The genomic stretch CCCGGGACTGAGAGCACACCCGTCGAACCTGCTCCAGTTCGCACTGGCGAAGGGATGTCACGCGTGGACGTCAGCTCCCTGCGCACCGCCCGCGAGGCGCTGCGCGACACCGCACCCCTGGTGCACTGCCTCACCAACACCGTGGTGCAGACCATCACCGCCAACGCGCTGCTCGCCGTCGGCGCGGCCCCGGCGATGGTCGACGACCCGGCCGAGGCCGGCGAGTTCGCCGCCGTCGCCTCCGCCGTGCTGGTCAACGTCGGCACCGTCTCCTCCCGGACCGCCGACGCGATGCGCCTGGCCGCCCGCGCCGCCGGCGAAGCGGGCACCCCGTGGGTGCTCGACCCGGTCGCCGTCGGCGGGCTCGCGTTCCGCACCGCGCTGGCCGCCGAGCTGGTGGAGCTGCGGCCCACGGTGGTGCGCGGCAACGCCTCGGAGGTGCTCGCCCTGGCCGGCGCCGGGTCCGGCGGGCGCGGCGTGGACAGCACCGCCGACCCCGACGACGCGGTGGAGGTCGCCGCGTCGCTGGCCCGGCGCACCGGCGGTGTCGTCGCGGTCAGCGGGCCGGTCGACGTCGTCACCGACGGCGAGCGGACCGTGCGCGTCGGCGGCGGCTCGGTGCTGCTGACCCGCACCACCGGAGCCGGGTGCGCGCTGGGCGCACTGACCGCCGCCTACGTCGCCGCCACCGGCGACCCGCTGCTGGGCACCGTCGCCGCGCACGCCCACGTGGCGCTGGCCGCCGAGGTCGCCGCCGACCTCGCCGACGGGCCGGGCACCTTCGCCCCGCAGTGGCTGGACGCCCTCGACGCCCTGGACGGCGAGGCGCTCACCCGCGCCGACCTCCGCACCGCCTGATGCGCCGGGCGTTCGACCCGACCCTCTACCTGGTCACCGACACCCTGCTGTGCGCACCGCGATCGGTGCCGGAGGTGGTGGCGGCCGCGGTCGCCGGCGGGGTGACCGCGGTCCAGGTGCGGGACAAGACCGCCTCGCGCCGGGAGCTGCTGGCGCTCACCCGCGCGGTGCAGCGGGTGCTGCCGGACGGCGTCGCGCTGGTGGTCAACGACGCCGTCGACGTCGCGCTGATCGCCGGCGCCGACGGGGTGCACGTCGGGCAGGACGACCTGCCGGCCGCCGAGGTGCGGGCGCTGCTCGGCCCGGACGCCGTCCTGGGCGTCTCGGTGGGTGACGACGCCGACCTGGCGGAGGTGCTCGCGCTGCCGCCGGGCACCGTCGACCTGGTCGGGCTGAGCCCGGTCTGGGCCACCCCGACCAAGCCCGACGCCGGCTCCGGACTGGGCCTGGACGGGGTACGCGCCCTGGCCGCCCGCGCGCACGCCGGCGGGGTGGCCGCCGTCGCGATCGGCGGCGTCTCGGCCGCGAACGCCGGGCAGGTCGCCGCCACCGGGGTCGACGGCGTCTGCGTCGTCTCCGACATCTGCACCGCCCCCGACCCCGCCGCCGCGGCCCGCGCCCTGCGGGCCGTCCTGACCCAGGAGCTGATCGCTCGATGACCGCTGCCGTTGCGCTCACCGTTGCCGGCAGCGACCCCAGCGGGGGCGCGGGCATCCAGGCCGACCTGAAGACGTTCAGCGCGCTGGGCGCCTACGGCACCGCGGTGCTCACCGCGCTCACCGCGCAGAACACCCGCGGCGTCACCGGGGTGCACGGCGTCCCCGCGGA from Modestobacter roseus encodes the following:
- the thiE gene encoding thiamine phosphate synthase, producing the protein MRRAFDPTLYLVTDTLLCAPRSVPEVVAAAVAGGVTAVQVRDKTASRRELLALTRAVQRVLPDGVALVVNDAVDVALIAGADGVHVGQDDLPAAEVRALLGPDAVLGVSVGDDADLAEVLALPPGTVDLVGLSPVWATPTKPDAGSGLGLDGVRALAARAHAGGVAAVAIGGVSAANAGQVAATGVDGVCVVSDICTAPDPAAAARALRAVLTQELIAR
- the thiM gene encoding hydroxyethylthiazole kinase, with the translated sequence MDVSSLRTAREALRDTAPLVHCLTNTVVQTITANALLAVGAAPAMVDDPAEAGEFAAVASAVLVNVGTVSSRTADAMRLAARAAGEAGTPWVLDPVAVGGLAFRTALAAELVELRPTVVRGNASEVLALAGAGSGGRGVDSTADPDDAVEVAASLARRTGGVVAVSGPVDVVTDGERTVRVGGGSVLLTRTTGAGCALGALTAAYVAATGDPLLGTVAAHAHVALAAEVAADLADGPGTFAPQWLDALDALDGEALTRADLRTA